A part of Gossypium hirsutum isolate 1008001.06 chromosome A07, Gossypium_hirsutum_v2.1, whole genome shotgun sequence genomic DNA contains:
- the LOC107955475 gene encoding guanylate-binding protein 5, translating into MEISYWIFVFSILLVFLVSGSSSIDNFHQPFPIVEPDPGHTKLRLSREGLEAISRITTPISAVAVIGPYRSGKSFLLNQLLSLSCDEGFGVGHMRDTKTKGIWVWGTPLEVDIDGVRTSVFYLDTEGFESVGKSNVYDDRIFALATVMSSVLIYNLPETIREADISRLSFAVELAEEFYGRVKGQDIAFEPAKLLWLIQRDFLQGKSVKEMVDEALRHVPNSDGDKNIDQVNQIRDSLAVMGDNSTAFSLPQPHLMRTKLCDLKDDDLDPMYVKKRGQLKKLVASIIRPKIVQGKYLNGKEFVSFLEQILDALNKGEIPSTGSLVEVFNKGILERCLKLYSERMGKLRLPMPEQSLQDAHERSREEAMKAFEEQHFGRHHAKKSADQLDEEMKEVFKNVIMTNEYQSTRLCEALYTQCEDRMDQLQVLRLPTMAKFDAGLQQCNQSFEQECVGPSKANYEQRIMKMLGKSRSLFIKEYNQRLFNWLVAFSLVMVVIGRFIIKFILVEMAAWILFIFLETYTRMFWSAESLYYNPVWHFIVSAWETIVYSPILDLDRWAIPIACMAALGILYCRCYGRRKHGSQWLLPLYNHQKGGSNRPRSD; encoded by the exons ATGGAGATTTCTTATTGGATCTTTGTTTTTTCGATTCTTCTCGTCTTTTTGGTATCTGGGTCTTCCTCAATTGATAATTTTCATCAACC ATTTCCTATTGTGGAGCCTGATCCTGGTCATACAAAGCTTCGTCTTTCAAGGGAAGGCTTGGAAGCCATCAGCAGAATAACTACCCCTATTTCAGCTGTTGCT GTCATTGGTCCCTACCGTTCTGGCAAATCTTTTCTGCTAAATCAACTTCTTTCACTGTCTTGTGATGAAG GATTTGGTGTTGGACACATGCGTGACACAAAAACAAAGG GAATTTGGGTTTGGGGAACCCCGCTAGAAGTGGATATTGATGGAGTAAGAACTTCTGTTTTCTACCTTGACACCGAGGGTTTTGAAAGTGTTGGGAAGTCAAATGTATACGACGATAG GATTTTTGCATTGGCAACTGTTATGAGCTCTGTACTAATTTACAACCTGCCTGAGACG ATTCGTGAAGCTGACATATCTCGGCTGTCATTTGCTGTTGAGCTTGCTGAAGAATTTTATGGAAG AGTGAAG GGGCAAGACATTGCTTTTGAACCTGCAAAACTTTTGTGGCTTATCCAGCGTGATTTTCTGC AAGGAAAATCAGTGAAAGAAATGGTGGATGAGGCACTTAGGCATGTCCCTAACAGTGATG GGGACAAAAATATTGATCAG GTGAACCAGATTCGGGACTCATTAGCTGTAATGGGGGATAACAGCACGGCATTTAGCTTACCACAA CCTCATCTCATGCGAACAAAGCTTTGTGACCTGAAGGATGACGACCTTGATCCCATGTATGTTAAGAAAAGAGGGCAATTGAAAAAGCTTGTGGCTAGTATTATACGCCCAAAAATCGTGCAGGGAAAGTATTTAAACGGAAAGGAATTTGTTTCTTTCCTCGAGCAG ATACTTGATGCTTTGAATAAAGGGGAGATCCCATCAACGGGCTCTCTCGTAGAGGTTTTCAATAAAGGGATTCTTGAGCGATGTTTGAAGCTATACAGTGAAAGGATGGGAAAATTAAGATTACCCATGCCAGAGCAATCCTTACAAGATGCACATGAAAGGTCCCGAGAGGAAGCAATGAAGGCTTTTGAGGAACAACATTTTGGCCGTCACCATGCAAAGAAATCTGCTGACCAACTGGATGAAGAAATGAAGGAG GTATTTAAGAATGTCATTATGACGAATGAATATCAGTCCACAAGGCTGTGTGAGGCACTATATACCCAATGTGAGGACAGAATGGACCAGCTTCAAGTTCTTAGACTTCCTACTATGGCAAAATTTGATGCAGGTTTACAGCAATGTAACCAAAGCTTTGAGCAGGAGTGTGTTGGGCCTTCGAAAGCCAATTACGAGCAACGAATAATGAAG ATGCTGGGAAAGTCGCGTTCTCTGTTTATCAAGGAATACAATCAAAGGCTCTTCAATTGGTTGGTGGCCTTCTCCCTTGTCATGGTGGTGATTGGTCGGTTCATCATAAAATTCATTTTGGTCGAAATGGCGGCATGGAtactatttattttcttagagACATATACGAGGATGTTCTGGTCAGCGGAGTCTCTTTACTACAATCCTGTGTGGCACTTCATCGTATCCGCTTGGGAAACTATTGTTTACAGCCCTATCCTTGATTTGGACAG GTGGGCAATTCCCATTGCTTGTATGGCAGCATTAGGGATACTTTATTGCCGGTGTTATGGAAGACGGAAACACGGGTCACAGTGGCTTTTACCGCTGTACAACCATCAGAAAGGTGGTTCAAATAGACCAAGATCAGATTAA